The Streptomyces sp. NBC_01268 genome segment GCCGGGGGCGGTCGCGGTGAAGACGGCGGTGCCGGTGCCCGTCGGCGCGGCGGTGACGGTCACCTGCTGGGCCGTGTTCCAGTTCGCCGGGGTGAAGGTCAGGGCGGCCGGGCTCGCGGTGAGCCCGGAGACGCCGGAGGTCCGGGCCACGGTCACCGTGACGTTCGCGCTCGGCCGGGTGGAGAGCCTGAGGCCGAACGTGCCGGTCGCGCCCTGGCGTACGGAGAGCTGTGCGGGGGTGGCGACCAGGGCCGGTCCCGCGGCGACGGTGATGCCGACGGGCGCCGACTCCCCGGTCGCGCCGAGGGAGTCGTAGGCCGTGGCGTAGAGCGAGTGGGCGCCGGCCGGCAGGGAGGTGGCGCCGAGGGTGTAGGGGGCGGTGGTGTCGGTGCCGATCAGGGTCGTGTCGCTGTAGAACTCGACCTTGCCGATGGTGGCGCCGTCGGCGGCCGCCGCGGTGGCGGCCAGCGGGACGGCGTCGCCCTGGGAGTAGACCGCGCCGGGTGCCGGGCTGGTGAGGACCGTCACGGGCGGCTGGTGGGCCCCCGTGCAGGGGGTGCCGTCGACGGTGAAGGAGGCCGGTGCCGCGTTGGTGCCGCTGTAGGAGAACTGGGCGCCGGTGGTGACGGCTGCGCCCGCGGCGACGGTGCCGTTCCAGGCGGCGTTGGTGACGGTGACGGCCTTGCCGGACTGGGTCCAGGTGCCGTTCCAGCCGTTGCCCAGCTTCTGGTCGCCCGCGTACGTGAAGCCGAGGGTCCAGCCGTCGAGCGGCGCGGTGCCGCGGTTGGTGAGGGTGAGTTCGGCGGTGAAGCCGGAGCCCCAGTCGTTGGTCCGGTAGTCGACGCCGCACTGCACGGCCGCCGCCTGTGCGGGCGGTCCGGCGGCCAGCATCCCGGCGGGCAGGGCGAGCAGGGCGGCGAGGGCGAGGAGCGGCCGGTGGAGACCGGGGCTCAGGCGCCGCCGCGGCGGTCGGTGCGGGCTCGGGTGAGGGCTCGGGTGAGGGCTCGGCGGTCCTGGTGGCATGCGGGGGTCTCCTCGCGGCTCGGGAGGTGGGGGAGCACCGGAGTGGGGGACGGTCAAGCTCTGAACCAGTGGGAGCGCTCCCACTGTGCAGAGCCGAGGAGACCGCGTCAAGACACGCGAAGAGTCGAAGGCATCCGGCCGGGGAATTTGACCAACTCCTCTTTTCCTTGGCGCCAGTTGGCGCTACGGTCTGGCCCCACCAGTGGGAGCGATTCCATTCCGTCGGCACGCCGTCAGGGCCGTGCCCTCGCTGAAGGACTCGCTCATGCGACATCCCCCGCGTCTGTCCGCGCTGCTCGCAGGAGCAGTGCTCACCACGGCGAGCACCGCTCTCGCCGTGGCCGGTACGGCCCAAGGAGCCGCGGCCGCACCACCCTGCACCGTCAGCTACTCCGTCGCCGGCTCCTGGGCCGGCGGCTTCCAGGGCGCGGTGACCGTCACCAACACCGGCCCCGCGCTGACCTCCTGGAAACTCGCCTTCGACTTCCCGGCCGGCCAGGTGGTCGGTCAGGGCTGGGGCGCCCGGTGGTCCCAGTCGGGCCCGAGCGTCACCGCCGTGAACGAGAGCTGGAACGGTGCGCTCGCCACCGGCGCGAGCGCGACCACCGGCTTCCTCGCCTCCTGGTCGGGCGCCAACCCCCCGCCCGGCGCCTTCACGCTCAACGGCACGGCCTGCGACCAGGTGGCGGGACCGAACCCGACCCCCACGCCCACCCCGACCCCCACCACTCCCACTCCCACTCCCACTCCCACGACACCCACCCCGACTCCCACACCCACCACACCCGACCCGACCCCCACCCCCGTCCCCGGCGCACCCGAGCTGAGCGTGAGCGGCAACCGGCTCGTCGACCAGAACGGCGCCACCCGCCGCCTGCTCGGCGTGAACCGCTCCGGCGGCGAGTTCATGTGCGTGCAGGGCCACGGCATCTTCGACGGGCCCGTCGACGACGCCGCCGTCCGCGCCATCGCCGACTGGAAGGCCGACACCGTCCGCATCCCGCTCAACGAGGAGTGCTGGCTCGGTCTGGACAACGTCAAGCCCGAGTACCGGGGCAGCGCCTACGTCAGTGCCGTCAAGGACCTGGTGAACCGGGTGCTCGCCCACGGCATGACACCGGTCGTCGAACTGCACTGGACGCACGGCCAGTACACCGGCAACTCCTCGGGCTGCGCCGACGTCCACGCGACCTGTCAGAAGCCGATGCCCGACGCCCGGTACACCCCGGCGTTCTGGACCTCGGTGGCCGACACCTTCAAGGACGACCGCCGGGTGGTCTTCGACCTGTTCAACGAGCCCTACCCCGACCGGGCGGCCCCGACGGCCGCCCAGGCCTGGGCCTGCTGGCGCGACGGCGGCAGCTGCCCCGGCATCGGCTACGAGGTCGCTGGCATGCAGGACCTGGTGGACGCGGTCCGCGCGACCGGAGCGCTCAACCTGCTCCTGGTGCCCGGCATCGCGTACTCCAACGACCTGAGCCAGTGGCTCGCGTACGCCCCTCAGGACCCGGCGGGCCGATCGGCCGCCGCATGGCACGTCTACAACTTCAACACCTGCTCCGACGAGACGTGCTGGAACGACACCCTCGCCCCGGTCGCCGCCCGGGTCCCCCTGGTGGCGGGCGAGATCGGTGAGAACACCTGCGGGCACGCGTTCGTCGACCGCGTCATGAAGTGGTTCGACGACCGCGCCCTGTCGTATCTCGGCTGGACCTGGAACACCTGGAACTGCGGCTCCGGGCCCGCCCTGATCACCTCGTACGACGGCACCCCCACCGCATTCGGCATCGGGCTGCGCGATCACCTGCGCACCCTGAACGGAAACTGAAGGGTCTCTTCTCCATGAGCCGCTCAACCAGCCGTACCGCCCTGCTCGCGGCCCTCGGCCTGATCACGGCGACCGGCGCCACCGCCACCGTGATCGGCACGGCCACCGCCGGGGCCGCCACCCCGGGCTGCCGGGTCGACTACCAGATCTCCAGCCAGTGGAACACCGGCTTCGGCGCCAACGTGACCGTCACCAACACCGGCGACCCGGTCTCCGCCTGGACCCTGGAGTGGTCCTTCGGCGGCGACCAGAAGGTCACCCAGGGCTGGAACGCCGCGCTCACCCAGTCCGGCGCAGCCGTCACCGCGAAGAACGCCTCCTACAACGGCACCCTGGCCACGGGCGGGTCGACGTCCTTCGGATTCAACGGCTCCTACAGCGGGACCAACGCCGTGCCGACGGTCTTCACGCTGAACGGCGTCGTCTGCAACGGCGCGACGCCGCCCACCACACCCCCGACGACCCCGCCGACCACACCGCCCACCACGCCACCGACGACCCCGCCCGCCGGGACGAAGGCCGACAACCCCTACGCCGGCGCCAAGGTGTACGTGAACCCCGAGTGGTCCGCCAAGGCGGCGGCCGAACCGGGCGGCACCAAGGTGTCGAACCAGCCCACGGGCGTCTGGCTGGACCGGATCGCCGCCGTCAACGGCTCCTCGACCTCCATGGGCCTGCGCGCCCACCTCGACGAGGCGCTGAAGCAGAAGGGCTCCGGCGAGCTCGTCGTCCAGCTGGTGATCTACAACCTGCCCGGCCGCGACTGCGCGGCCCTCGCCTCCAACGGCGAGCTCGGGCCGACGGAGATCGACAAGTACAAGACCCAGTACATCGACCCGATCGCGGCGATCCTCGGCGACGCCAAGTACGCGGGCCTGCGGATCGTGACCACGGTCGAGATCGACTCGCTGCCCAACCTCGTCACCAACGTCTCCGGCCGCCCGACCGCGACCGCGAACTGCGACGTGATGAAGGCCAACGGCAACTACGTCAAGGGCGTCGGCTACGCCCTGAACAAGCTGGGTTCGATCGCCAACGTCTACAACTACGTGGACGCGGGGCACCACGGCTGGCTCGGCTGGGACGACAACTTCGGCGCCTCCGCCGACCTGTTCAAGACGGCCGCGACGGCCGAGGGCTCGACCGTCGCCAATGTGCAGGGCTTCATCGTGAACACGGCCAACTACAGCGCCCTGAAGGAGGACCACTTCGCGATCGGCGACTCCGTGAACGGGGTCTCGGTGCGCCAGTCGAAGTGGGTCGACTGGAACCGCTACACCGACGAGCTGTCGTACGCGCAGGCCATGCGGGACAAGCTGGTCTCCCTCGGCTTCGACCCGAAGATCGGCATGCTGATCGACACCTCCCGCAACGGCTGGGGCGGCACCGCACGGCCCAGCGGCCCCGGCGCCGGCACGAACGTCGACACCTACGTGAACGGCGGCCGTTACGACCGGCGCATCCACCTCGGCAACTGGTGCAACCAGTCGGGCGCGGGCCTCGGCGAACGCCCCCAGGCGGCTCCGGCGGCCGGCATCGACGCGTACGTCTGGATGAAGCCGCCGGGCGAGTCCGACGGGGCGAGCAAGGAGATCCCCAACAACGAGGGCAAGGGCTTCGACCGGATGTGCGACCCGACGTACACCGGCAACACCCGCAACGGCAACAGCATGTCCGGGGCACTGCCGGACGCGCCGCTGTCCGGCCAGTGGTTCTCGGCCCAGTTCCAGGAGCTCCTGAAGAACGCGTACCCGGCGCTGTGACGCACGGCTGAGCCGACCGGGGCGGGCCGGAACCCCTCGGGGCTCCGGCTCGGGCGTCCTCCCGGACGCGCCCCCGCCTCGCGGCTGCCGAGGAGCGGACGTTGATGTGGGGCCCCGGCCCGGCTCGTCGCCGGGTCGGGGCCTTGGCCACGATCAGGACGTCAGCCGGCGCCGATCGATGCTGGTCCAGCCCTTGGTGCCCGTGAGCGGGGAACGGCGGCCGTCGGTGCGGGCGTTCTTGCTCCGGCCTTCGGCCTCATGGCTGCCGGAGACGGTGACGGAACCGTTCTCGACGGGGTGGGTGCCGGGTCGAGCCGCACGTCGTCGTCAGGACGAGTCCCGCAGCACCAACGTCGTCGGCAGCACGCGCCGCTGGGGCTCCGCCGCCTCCGCCGGGCCGGCGATCCGGTCGAGCACCATGCGGGCCATGGTCCGGCCCATCTCCTCGATGGGCTGGCGCACGCTGGTCAGCGGCGGGTCCATCAGGCGGGCCACGGCCGAGTCGTCCACGCCGACCAGGGCGACGTCCTCGGGGACGCGGCGGCCCGCCTCGCGGAGCACGCCGCGCGCACCGGCCGCCATGACGTCGGAGGCGGCGAAGACGGCGTCCAGGCCGGGGCTGCGGGCGAGCAGTTCGCGCATGGCCCTGCGGCCGCCGTCCTCGGTGAAGTCACCGGTGGAGACGAGGAGTTCGTCGGGTTCGAGGCCGGCCGCGGCG includes the following:
- a CDS encoding cellulase family glycosylhydrolase; this encodes MRHPPRLSALLAGAVLTTASTALAVAGTAQGAAAAPPCTVSYSVAGSWAGGFQGAVTVTNTGPALTSWKLAFDFPAGQVVGQGWGARWSQSGPSVTAVNESWNGALATGASATTGFLASWSGANPPPGAFTLNGTACDQVAGPNPTPTPTPTPTTPTPTPTPTTPTPTPTPTTPDPTPTPVPGAPELSVSGNRLVDQNGATRRLLGVNRSGGEFMCVQGHGIFDGPVDDAAVRAIADWKADTVRIPLNEECWLGLDNVKPEYRGSAYVSAVKDLVNRVLAHGMTPVVELHWTHGQYTGNSSGCADVHATCQKPMPDARYTPAFWTSVADTFKDDRRVVFDLFNEPYPDRAAPTAAQAWACWRDGGSCPGIGYEVAGMQDLVDAVRATGALNLLLVPGIAYSNDLSQWLAYAPQDPAGRSAAAWHVYNFNTCSDETCWNDTLAPVAARVPLVAGEIGENTCGHAFVDRVMKWFDDRALSYLGWTWNTWNCGSGPALITSYDGTPTAFGIGLRDHLRTLNGN
- a CDS encoding glycoside hydrolase family 6 protein, with the translated sequence MSRSTSRTALLAALGLITATGATATVIGTATAGAATPGCRVDYQISSQWNTGFGANVTVTNTGDPVSAWTLEWSFGGDQKVTQGWNAALTQSGAAVTAKNASYNGTLATGGSTSFGFNGSYSGTNAVPTVFTLNGVVCNGATPPTTPPTTPPTTPPTTPPTTPPAGTKADNPYAGAKVYVNPEWSAKAAAEPGGTKVSNQPTGVWLDRIAAVNGSSTSMGLRAHLDEALKQKGSGELVVQLVIYNLPGRDCAALASNGELGPTEIDKYKTQYIDPIAAILGDAKYAGLRIVTTVEIDSLPNLVTNVSGRPTATANCDVMKANGNYVKGVGYALNKLGSIANVYNYVDAGHHGWLGWDDNFGASADLFKTAATAEGSTVANVQGFIVNTANYSALKEDHFAIGDSVNGVSVRQSKWVDWNRYTDELSYAQAMRDKLVSLGFDPKIGMLIDTSRNGWGGTARPSGPGAGTNVDTYVNGGRYDRRIHLGNWCNQSGAGLGERPQAAPAAGIDAYVWMKPPGESDGASKEIPNNEGKGFDRMCDPTYTGNTRNGNSMSGALPDAPLSGQWFSAQFQELLKNAYPAL